The proteins below come from a single Columba livia isolate bColLiv1 breed racing homer chromosome 26, bColLiv1.pat.W.v2, whole genome shotgun sequence genomic window:
- the LOC102093870 gene encoding cbp/p300-interacting transactivator 3: MAEHMMMSMSHGGTGLQNYRMGVSGLQGPPQHGQHVLRTLPGAGQMMPYGGSGMDGAMRPRPNLSGQMGHHQMQNAMMFNGPSQQQQYMGPVGTQQLMASMHLQKLNTQYQAHPLGMSNGPMGAGAQQYRVGPSQHPGMQHMPSPALTLNVMDTDLIDEEVLTSLVLELGLDRIQELPELFLGQNEFDFISDFVSKQQPSAISC, encoded by the coding sequence ATGGCTGAGCACATGATGATGTCCATGAGCCACGGTGGCACCGGGCTGCAGAACTACCGCATGGGGGTGAGCGGGCTGCAGGGCCCCCCGCAGCACGGGCAGCATGTGCTGAGGACGCTGCCTGGCGCCGGTCAGATGATGCCCTACGGAGGGTCTGGCATGGATGGTGCGATGAGGCCAAGACCCAACCTCAGCGGACAGATGGGCCACCACCAGATGCAGAACGCGATGATGTTCAATGGTCCaagtcagcagcagcagtacATGGGGCCAGTGGGCACCCAGCAGCTGATGGCCAGCATGCACCTACAAAAACTCAACACCCAGTACCAGGCTCACCCGCTGGGAATGAGCAATGGGCCCATGGGCGCTGGTGCCCAGCAGTACAGAGTGGGGCCAAGCCAGCACCCAGGCATGCAGCACATGCCCTCACCAGCGCTGACCTTGAACGTTATGGACACTGATCTCATAGATGAGGAGGTCTTGACATCTCTTGTCCTGGAACTGGGGTTGGACCGGATTCAGGAGCTGCCAGAGCTATTCTTGGGACAGAACGAGTTCGACTTCATTTCAGACTTTGTTAGCAAACAGCAACCCAGTGCCATCAGCTGTTGA
- the STX12 gene encoding syntaxin-12, producing MRTERRALSAGPGGAALPPDPAMSYGPLDPHRPGAPPPRDFGGIIQTCSANVQRIAQYTTQIKNLMSQLGTKQDSSKLQENLQQLQHSANRLAKETNEYLKELGSLPLPLSASEQRQQRLQKERLMNDFSAALNNFQAVQRRVSEKEKETVARARAGSRISADDRFREEQLVSFDSGEDWNQMQSQEDDVAITEQDLELIKERETAIRQLEADILDVNQIFKDLAMMIHDQGDMIDSIEANVESAEVHVERASEQLQRAAYYQKKSRKKMCILILGLAVASLIIGLIIWQATKPPHGT from the exons ATGCGCACAGAGCGGCGGGCGCTGTCAGCCGGGCCCGGCGGAGCCGCGCTCCCTCCCGACCCGGCCATGTCGTACGGGCCGCTGGACCCGCACCGCCCCGGGGCGCCGCCGCCGAGGGACTTCGGCGGCATCATCCAGACATGCAGCGCCAACGTGCAGCGCATCGCGCAGTACA CTACTCAAATAAAGAATTTGATGAGCCAGCTGGGAACCAAGCAGGATTCCAGCAAGCTCCAGGAGAACCT ACAACAGCTACAGCATTCTGCAAACCGCCTTGCCAAAGAGACAAATGAATATCTAAAGGAGCTGGGGTCTCTGCCGCTTCCTCTGTCTGCATCTGAGCAG CGCCAACAGAGGCTTCAGAAAGAACGTTTAATGAATGACTTCTCTGCGGCCTTAAATAACTTCCAGGCAGTACAGAGGCGAGtgtcagagaaggaaaaagagactgTAGCCAGGGCGAGAGCTGGCTCCCGGATCTCT gcTGATGATCGGTTCAGAGAAGAACAGCTTGTTTCATTTGATAG TGGTGAAGATTGGAATCAAATGCAGTCTCAGGAAGATGATGTGGCAATAACTGAACAGGACCTTGAACTcattaaagaaagagaaacagcaatCAGGCAATTAGAG GCAGACATTCTGGATGTCAATCAGATATTTAAGGATTTAGCCATGATGATTCATGACCAAGGAGACATGATTG ATAGCATAGAGGCAAATGTGGAAAGTGCGGAAGTCCACGTGGAAAGAGCCAGCGAGCAGCTACAGAGAGCTGCCTATTATCAG AAAAAGTCCCGTAAGAAGATGTGTATCCTGATTCTTGGCCTTGCTGTGGCTTCTCTAATCATAGGACTCATTATCTGGCAGGCGACGAAACCTCCCCATGGAACTTAG